From Denitrovibrio acetiphilus DSM 12809, the proteins below share one genomic window:
- a CDS encoding restriction endonuclease subunit S produces the protein MSYKAYPSYKDSGIEWLGEIPEHWAIERFKFQLRAGFEGLKIGPFGSQIKAELLSDEGIKVYGQENIIKNNFDLGHRFVSEELFCELEVYETLPGDILVTMMGTAGRCQVTPEKINQGIIDSHLIRLRVNKCLLSRFCKYLINDSAYIEHQIRLMGKGSIMHGLNSTIIKNLIFILPPLKEQSIILKYLDKKTAQIDELIDKKKKLIEKLDEKRTALITHAVTKGMNPDVKMKDSGVEWLGEVPEHWDIVKAKYLFTIEKRIAGFLGHDVLSITQTGIKVKDIESGEGQLSMDYTKYQIVKVGDFAMNHMDLLTGYVDISQFDGVTSPDYRVFRLSAQNCNPQYYLYHMQRGYKEKIFFNYGHGSAQLGRWRLPTDEFKELSFPVPPYEEQQAIAEYISSETILIDSLISKTEESISLLKEKRSALITAAVTGKIDVREEA, from the coding sequence ATGAGCTATAAAGCATATCCGTCATATAAAGACAGTGGTATTGAGTGGCTTGGAGAAATTCCTGAGCATTGGGCAATAGAAAGGTTTAAGTTTCAGCTGAGAGCTGGTTTTGAGGGTTTAAAAATTGGTCCTTTTGGCAGTCAAATAAAAGCAGAATTGCTTAGTGATGAAGGAATAAAAGTATATGGACAAGAAAATATAATTAAAAACAACTTTGACCTTGGTCATCGTTTCGTATCTGAAGAATTATTTTGTGAGTTAGAAGTATATGAAACTCTACCTGGTGATATTTTAGTGACTATGATGGGGACTGCTGGCAGATGTCAGGTCACTCCAGAAAAGATCAATCAAGGGATTATAGATTCTCACCTTATTAGGCTTCGTGTTAACAAGTGTTTGTTAAGCCGGTTTTGTAAGTATCTTATAAATGACTCTGCATATATTGAACATCAGATAAGGTTAATGGGCAAGGGCTCTATAATGCATGGGTTGAATTCGACGATCATTAAGAATCTTATTTTTATACTTCCCCCATTGAAAGAGCAAAGTATTATTTTGAAATATCTAGATAAAAAAACTGCTCAGATAGATGAACTGATTGATAAAAAGAAGAAACTGATAGAAAAGCTAGATGAAAAGCGTACTGCTCTCATTACTCATGCTGTCACAAAAGGCATGAACCCAGATGTGAAGATGAAAGACTCAGGCGTTGAGTGGCTGGGAGAAGTACCTGAACATTGGGACATAGTGAAAGCAAAATATCTATTCACAATAGAAAAGCGTATTGCTGGGTTTTTAGGTCACGATGTCCTGTCTATCACGCAAACAGGTATAAAAGTTAAGGATATTGAATCCGGAGAAGGACAGCTTTCTATGGACTACACAAAGTACCAAATAGTTAAAGTTGGCGACTTTGCTATGAACCATATGGACTTACTTACAGGATATGTTGATATATCGCAATTTGATGGAGTAACGAGTCCTGATTACAGAGTATTCAGATTGTCAGCTCAAAACTGTAATCCACAATACTATCTTTACCATATGCAAAGAGGATATAAGGAAAAAATCTTCTTTAATTATGGGCATGGAAGTGCACAGTTGGGACGCTGGCGTTTACCTACAGATGAGTTTAAGGAATTGTCCTTCCCTGTTCCTCCATATGAAGAGCAACAAGCCATTGCTGAATACATAAGCAGTGAGACAATCCTAATAGACTCTCTAATTTCCAAAACTGAAGAAAGCATAAGCCTGCTGAAAGAAAAACGATCCGCACTGATAACCGCTGCGGTTACCGGTAAAATAGATGTCAGGGAGGAAGCCTAA
- a CDS encoding type I restriction-modification system subunit M has product MDQQTFANKIWSVADLLLGDFKQAEYGRIILPFMVLRRLECVLEPTRESVLEQYEAVKDQGLDLDLILPGIAGCTFYTTSKFTLSTLGATNTKQNLEDYISKFSSNVRQVFEQFSFSSWIGKLEEANLLYLVSNEFKDLELHPSVVSNYEMGLVFEHLIRKFAEASNDTAGEFYTPRDVVRLATTLVFSTDQEALSGEGIVRTIYDCAAGTGGFLSSGIELVGEWNTNATIIPYAQELNPETHAICVADKLIQGYDTRNIKFGNTLSNDLLSGETFNYCLANPPFGVDWKKVQKPVNDEHRVKGYAGRFGPGLPRVSDGSMLFLLHLLSKRKPPEEGGTRIGIVLSGSPLFNGGAGSGESEIRRWILENDWLEALVALPTDMFYNTGISTYIWVLSTNKEEHRKGLVQLIDASKISTPMRKNLGSKRKWLNDEQITETARIHDAFEESDVSKIFETEQFGYRRITVERPLQLKFSVTPENIESWANSKNAEYVDELSKVSGEYLDIDSFLKAAGIKKPSAALIKNICKFFGKHYPDAKVICDAKGNPLPDPDLRDYENVPLGEDIDEYFEREVIPHVPDAWIDTAKKDHKDGLVGIVGYEINFNRYFYEYVPPRSLEDIDADLEAVENAIAELLKKVTR; this is encoded by the coding sequence ATGGATCAACAAACATTTGCGAATAAAATATGGTCAGTAGCTGACCTTCTGTTAGGCGATTTCAAACAAGCTGAATACGGACGAATTATTCTGCCGTTTATGGTGCTCAGAAGACTTGAATGTGTTCTTGAGCCCACTAGGGAATCTGTGCTGGAACAATATGAAGCAGTTAAAGATCAGGGACTTGACCTCGACTTGATTCTCCCAGGAATAGCTGGGTGTACATTCTATACTACCTCAAAATTTACTCTCTCTACTTTGGGAGCAACAAATACCAAGCAAAACCTCGAAGACTATATAAGTAAGTTCTCCTCAAATGTCCGTCAGGTATTTGAACAGTTTTCATTCAGCAGCTGGATTGGTAAACTTGAAGAAGCAAATCTCTTGTATCTTGTATCAAACGAATTTAAAGATTTAGAGCTTCATCCGTCAGTTGTTTCCAACTATGAGATGGGCTTAGTTTTTGAACACCTGATTCGCAAGTTTGCTGAAGCGTCAAATGACACTGCCGGAGAGTTTTACACTCCAAGAGATGTTGTGCGTCTGGCTACAACACTTGTTTTCTCTACAGATCAGGAAGCATTAAGCGGTGAAGGCATTGTGCGTACAATTTATGACTGTGCTGCCGGAACAGGAGGCTTTCTTTCGTCCGGTATTGAGCTCGTGGGAGAGTGGAACACTAACGCTACTATCATTCCCTATGCTCAGGAGCTTAACCCTGAGACTCATGCTATCTGTGTAGCCGACAAACTTATCCAAGGCTATGACACCCGCAATATAAAGTTTGGGAACACTCTTTCAAATGACCTTCTGTCGGGAGAAACTTTCAACTATTGTCTTGCGAATCCGCCTTTCGGTGTGGACTGGAAGAAGGTTCAGAAGCCTGTTAACGATGAGCACAGAGTAAAAGGCTATGCCGGAAGGTTCGGCCCAGGACTTCCGAGAGTAAGTGACGGCTCTATGCTGTTCCTGCTTCACCTGCTTTCCAAACGTAAGCCACCAGAGGAAGGCGGGACACGAATAGGGATAGTCCTTTCTGGCTCCCCTTTGTTTAATGGCGGAGCAGGTTCTGGAGAGTCGGAGATCCGCAGGTGGATACTTGAGAATGACTGGCTTGAAGCTCTTGTTGCTCTGCCGACTGATATGTTCTACAACACAGGTATCAGCACATATATATGGGTACTTTCTACAAATAAAGAAGAGCATAGAAAGGGGCTGGTACAGTTAATTGACGCAAGTAAGATATCCACTCCTATGCGTAAAAATCTTGGCAGTAAGCGCAAATGGCTGAATGATGAACAGATCACTGAGACAGCGAGAATTCATGATGCTTTTGAAGAAAGTGATGTCAGCAAGATATTTGAGACTGAACAGTTTGGTTACAGACGCATTACAGTCGAAAGACCTCTCCAGCTTAAATTCTCCGTAACACCTGAGAATATTGAGTCATGGGCAAACAGTAAGAACGCTGAATATGTTGATGAGTTATCCAAAGTTTCCGGTGAATATCTGGATATTGACAGCTTCCTTAAAGCTGCCGGAATAAAGAAGCCGAGTGCCGCATTAATCAAAAATATCTGCAAGTTTTTTGGGAAACATTACCCTGATGCAAAGGTGATATGTGACGCAAAAGGCAACCCTTTACCTGATCCTGACCTGCGTGATTACGAAAACGTGCCACTGGGCGAAGATATTGATGAATATTTTGAAAGAGAAGTTATACCTCATGTGCCGGACGCATGGATAGATACCGCTAAAAAAGATCATAAAGATGGTTTAGTGGGCATTGTTGGGTACGAAATAAACTTTAACCGATATTTCTATGAGTATGTACCGCCAAGATCGCTGGAAGATATAGATGCTGACCTTGAAGCTGTTGAAAACGCCATCGCAGAGCTCCTGAAAAAGGTGACAAGATGA
- a CDS encoding AAA family ATPase, whose amino-acid sequence MIKDKISILGKKMPIFIIVNWEVAIRPVEIERFSNIFGARLASYAGSAEARGLMKYLTKTGFNLVELLSFDDAHYQRIRSRILTLSNAKVSHLFDIFDLCREIIINNRNGCNILRYVLYHMNNKIIANQIDDENRRLSGLKLAYGCIPFEQMPFCTSLLHHNPRLNDLFDCIDSTNRMHEVLARYVLVNAETHGQLYTPEKDLERFGEINQLVSTFNGRLYHNPRHQARKLEERNKHYFIVGYEHDTVKIIEQLIELSNRGLKNYTSSVDSWLASAIHPVDCDEKKVALRQMFQDSSVALIYGSAGTGKSTLINHISNFFINQSKLYLANTNPAVDNMKRRVNLQNDDTDFMTIAKFLNRSGVRTKYDIMVIDECSTVNNTDMKNLLSKAKFELLILVGDTYQIEAIRFGNWFNAAKGFVPPTSVCELVKPYRSHNQELQTLWDRVRSMDDCIKESIVRNQYSSTLNASVFEPIEQDEIILCLNYDGLYGINNINRFLQEANPQQAFTWGLHTYKVGDPILFNESDRFSPVIYRLFAFEG is encoded by the coding sequence GTGATTAAAGACAAGATTAGTATTCTTGGTAAAAAGATGCCTATATTTATTATAGTCAACTGGGAAGTTGCAATCCGCCCAGTTGAGATAGAACGATTTTCAAATATCTTTGGAGCCAGGCTTGCTTCATATGCTGGATCAGCAGAAGCACGTGGTTTAATGAAATATTTAACCAAGACTGGCTTTAATCTAGTTGAACTTCTGTCTTTTGACGATGCTCATTACCAAAGAATACGCTCCAGAATACTTACACTGTCAAATGCTAAAGTAAGTCACTTGTTTGATATATTCGATCTTTGTCGTGAAATTATTATTAATAATCGAAATGGCTGCAATATTCTCAGGTACGTACTTTATCATATGAACAACAAAATCATTGCTAATCAAATTGATGATGAAAACAGACGGTTATCTGGGTTGAAACTCGCTTATGGGTGCATACCTTTTGAACAAATGCCTTTTTGCACGTCGCTATTGCATCATAACCCTCGATTAAATGATTTATTTGATTGTATCGACTCTACGAACAGAATGCATGAGGTACTTGCCCGTTATGTGCTTGTGAATGCAGAGACACATGGACAGTTATATACACCTGAAAAAGACCTTGAGCGATTTGGCGAAATAAACCAGCTTGTTAGTACTTTCAATGGGAGACTTTACCATAACCCACGTCACCAAGCACGTAAACTAGAAGAGCGCAATAAGCACTATTTTATAGTAGGTTATGAACATGATACCGTTAAGATAATCGAGCAACTCATTGAATTATCAAATAGGGGGCTAAAAAACTATACCAGTTCTGTTGACAGCTGGTTAGCATCAGCAATTCATCCAGTGGATTGTGACGAAAAGAAAGTTGCATTGAGACAAATGTTTCAAGACTCATCAGTAGCATTAATTTATGGCTCTGCAGGCACGGGAAAATCTACCTTAATAAACCATATCTCTAACTTTTTCATAAATCAAAGTAAGCTGTATTTGGCCAATACTAATCCTGCTGTAGACAATATGAAACGTAGAGTTAACCTACAAAACGATGACACTGATTTTATGACAATCGCAAAGTTTTTAAACAGGAGTGGCGTTCGCACAAAATACGATATCATGGTCATAGATGAATGTAGTACAGTAAATAACACGGATATGAAAAACCTTTTGAGTAAAGCAAAATTTGAGTTGCTTATTTTAGTAGGAGACACCTACCAAATAGAAGCAATAAGGTTTGGTAACTGGTTTAACGCAGCAAAGGGTTTTGTACCTCCAACCTCAGTTTGTGAACTCGTAAAACCATATAGAAGCCACAATCAAGAATTACAAACTTTATGGGATAGAGTGCGTAGTATGGATGACTGCATAAAAGAATCAATTGTCAGAAATCAATACTCATCGACACTTAACGCTTCGGTGTTTGAACCAATTGAACAAGATGAAATAATTCTATGCCTTAATTATGATGGTCTTTATGGAATTAATAACATTAATCGATTTTTACAAGAAGCGAACCCTCAACAAGCTTTTACTTGGGGACTTCACACATACAAAGTCGGAGACCCAATATTATTCAATGAATCCGACCGTTTTTCACCAGTGATTTATAGGCTATTTGCATTTGAGGGTTGA
- a CDS encoding type I restriction endonuclease subunit R, with the protein MSTAHREIHFEDYIVDQLTSSGWEVGKHTEYDRGRALYYPDVLAWIQDSQPETWEKLIRIHGSDTEPAVLDRLVKSLESKTGGTINVLRRGFGMAGGGTIQMSQTMPEDDRNETSVKRYNQNRLRIVRQVRYSLDNENAIDLVAFINGIPVATFELKTDFTQSVEAAKAQYKQDRKPKSSSSGRLEPLLAFKRGAIVHFAMSDSEVYMATKLDGEATYFLPFNQGNDGAAGNPPSAENSYPVSYMWERILQKDNWLRIFHRFVLIEKKEYETASGEIRFKETMIFPRYHQWESVTKVIDAVKVEEAGHQYLIQHSAGSGKTNTISWISHELIRLRYASGASYFNSVIVVTDRTVLDAQLQEAISQIEHQYGVVHAVDREASSLSKSQQLANALMTGTPIIVVTIQTFPYAMEAILTEQSLQDKRFAVIMDEAHNSQTGSTAQKLRQVLALNSKADMASMTSDEILEMIQKVRGMPKNVSHFAFTATPKHSTLSLFGRPMDPSKPLSKDNPPVPFHTYTMQQAIEEGFILDVLQNYTHYDTAFRIGEKFVKDETRVDAKYAKRALARWVSLHPTNVSQKVEFIVEHFYSSVAMLLNGQAKAMVVTSSRAAAVKYKLAFDKYVEKKGYVGIRSLVAFSGQILGKDINDDFNHFPDDQSFTEDNMNPDTRGRDLRKVFDTREYQVMLVANKFQTGFDQPKLVAMYLDKKISGVEAVQTLSRLNRTYAGKDKTYVIDFANKPDEIVEAFKTYYKSADVANVQDPNIVYDMKERLDGMQMFEAEEVRQFGIAITSAKVTHEKLYSLTQPATDRFNGRMKMLNNAIEVSEKEFLLAKSKQDEAGTKKADARRSEYTKARDELLIFSEGLTKFVNIYEYVAQLVEFGDASIESFASYAKLLSKRLKGIAPEQVDLNGLQLTHFKMTDTGSVDTRLDAADKPLLEPAKGTGGRDPRDRERAYLQELIKMLNDVFGKDITDKDKVAFAVHVSEKLRDNKKVMAQVKNNSREQAMKADLPAEATKAIVGALGSHQAMAKRLLSDEFTRNTFLSVVYELLKSDAVAGLITEARDEDQ; encoded by the coding sequence ATGTCTACCGCTCACAGAGAAATACACTTTGAAGACTACATAGTAGACCAACTGACCTCATCTGGCTGGGAAGTTGGCAAGCATACAGAATATGATCGTGGCAGGGCTCTATATTACCCTGATGTCCTTGCATGGATACAGGATAGCCAGCCTGAAACATGGGAAAAGCTTATCCGGATTCACGGCAGTGATACTGAACCTGCTGTGCTTGACAGGCTCGTGAAGTCTCTGGAGTCTAAAACAGGTGGGACAATAAATGTCCTTAGAAGAGGTTTTGGAATGGCAGGAGGCGGCACTATCCAGATGAGCCAGACCATGCCGGAAGACGACAGAAACGAAACTTCAGTAAAACGATATAATCAGAACCGCCTCCGCATTGTGAGACAGGTCAGATATTCCCTTGATAACGAAAACGCTATAGATCTTGTGGCTTTTATAAACGGTATCCCTGTGGCTACTTTTGAGCTTAAGACTGATTTTACCCAGTCTGTTGAGGCTGCAAAGGCACAGTACAAACAGGACAGGAAGCCAAAAAGCTCTTCATCAGGCAGACTGGAACCGCTTCTTGCCTTCAAAAGAGGAGCTATCGTTCACTTCGCAATGTCAGACTCTGAGGTATATATGGCGACCAAGCTTGACGGTGAGGCGACATATTTCCTGCCGTTTAATCAGGGGAATGACGGAGCTGCAGGTAATCCGCCATCTGCCGAGAATAGCTACCCTGTCAGCTACATGTGGGAAAGGATATTACAGAAAGACAACTGGCTTAGAATATTTCATAGATTTGTATTGATAGAGAAAAAGGAGTATGAGACCGCTTCCGGAGAGATACGCTTCAAAGAGACAATGATATTTCCACGCTATCATCAGTGGGAATCTGTAACTAAAGTTATAGACGCAGTAAAGGTGGAAGAAGCCGGTCATCAGTATCTTATTCAGCATAGTGCCGGTTCGGGCAAGACAAATACTATCTCGTGGATATCCCACGAGCTTATAAGACTCAGGTATGCAAGCGGAGCATCATACTTCAACTCTGTTATCGTTGTTACTGACAGAACGGTTCTCGATGCCCAACTACAGGAAGCCATCAGCCAGATTGAACACCAATACGGTGTTGTTCATGCTGTGGACAGAGAGGCATCAAGCCTTTCCAAAAGCCAACAGCTAGCAAATGCACTTATGACTGGCACACCTATCATTGTGGTAACAATACAAACTTTCCCATATGCTATGGAAGCAATTTTGACAGAGCAGAGCCTTCAGGATAAAAGATTCGCTGTCATTATGGATGAAGCCCATAACTCCCAGACAGGAAGCACAGCTCAGAAGCTGAGACAGGTACTGGCTCTGAATTCAAAGGCTGATATGGCTTCTATGACATCTGATGAGATACTTGAGATGATTCAGAAAGTGCGTGGTATGCCTAAGAATGTAAGCCACTTCGCTTTCACCGCAACTCCGAAACATTCCACGCTCTCATTATTCGGCAGACCTATGGATCCATCCAAGCCGCTTTCAAAAGATAATCCTCCGGTCCCATTCCATACATATACTATGCAGCAGGCCATTGAGGAAGGATTTATACTCGATGTTCTGCAGAACTATACCCATTACGACACAGCATTCCGGATTGGCGAGAAATTCGTAAAGGATGAGACAAGAGTTGATGCTAAATATGCCAAGAGAGCTTTGGCAAGATGGGTGTCCCTGCACCCGACAAATGTATCTCAGAAGGTGGAGTTTATTGTTGAGCACTTTTATAGCAGTGTAGCTATGCTCCTGAACGGTCAGGCGAAGGCGATGGTTGTGACCAGCTCAAGGGCGGCAGCAGTGAAATATAAGCTAGCTTTTGATAAGTATGTTGAAAAAAAGGGGTATGTCGGCATACGCTCTCTAGTGGCCTTTTCCGGCCAGATACTTGGGAAAGATATCAATGATGACTTTAACCACTTTCCTGACGACCAATCATTTACTGAAGATAATATGAATCCTGATACCAGGGGGCGTGATCTTCGTAAGGTTTTTGATACTCGTGAATATCAGGTAATGCTTGTTGCAAATAAGTTTCAAACTGGTTTCGACCAGCCGAAGCTTGTTGCAATGTATCTGGATAAAAAGATATCCGGTGTGGAGGCAGTACAGACTCTTTCACGCCTGAACAGAACCTATGCGGGTAAAGACAAGACATATGTTATAGATTTTGCCAACAAGCCGGATGAGATAGTTGAGGCCTTTAAGACATATTACAAAAGTGCAGATGTGGCAAATGTGCAGGATCCTAATATCGTATATGATATGAAGGAGCGTCTTGACGGTATGCAGATGTTTGAAGCTGAAGAGGTTCGCCAGTTCGGTATTGCTATAACCTCAGCTAAAGTAACACATGAGAAGCTTTATTCACTTACACAACCGGCAACAGACCGTTTTAACGGGCGCATGAAGATGCTGAACAACGCAATTGAAGTTTCTGAAAAAGAATTTCTGCTGGCTAAGAGCAAGCAAGATGAGGCAGGAACAAAGAAAGCGGATGCCAGAAGGTCTGAGTATACAAAAGCCCGTGACGAGCTCTTAATCTTCAGTGAGGGCTTAACCAAGTTTGTAAATATCTATGAGTATGTAGCTCAGTTGGTGGAGTTCGGAGATGCTTCTATAGAGTCTTTTGCTTCATACGCAAAATTGTTGAGCAAGAGACTCAAAGGTATAGCTCCAGAGCAGGTTGACCTGAACGGTCTACAGCTTACCCATTTCAAAATGACAGACACGGGCTCAGTTGATACACGACTTGATGCCGCAGACAAACCTCTGCTTGAACCCGCAAAAGGTACTGGTGGGCGTGATCCGAGAGACAGGGAAAGAGCATACCTTCAGGAGCTGATCAAAATGCTCAATGATGTATTCGGTAAGGATATCACCGATAAAGACAAGGTGGCCTTTGCGGTTCATGTCAGCGAGAAACTCAGAGACAATAAGAAAGTCATGGCTCAGGTTAAAAACAACAGCAGAGAACAGGCTATGAAAGCTGATCTGCCAGCCGAAGCCACAAAAGCTATTGTGGGAGCTCTTGGCTCTCATCAGGCGATGGCAAAACGTCTTCTGAGTGATGAATTTACACGCAACACCTTCTTATCTGTTGTCTACGAACTTTTAAAGAGTGATGCTGTTGCCGGACTGATAACAGAAGCAAGGGATGAAGACCAATGA
- a CDS encoding IS3 family transposase (programmed frameshift), with amino-acid sequence MKRSRFSETQIVKILKEAESGRQVKDICREHGISDATYYNWKSKYGGMEASDIKRLKELEEENRKLKQMFADLSLENTALKDILFKKALKPSEKRSLADYCRAIYGMSVSHACRTVSISRPVYYYQPDVDRDNHVIAVLLELCEKYPGYGFGKLFAIIRRLGHKWNHKRVHRVYCLLKLNMRRKAKRRLPSRNPLPISVPESINQCWSIDFMSDSLYCGRKYRTFNVVDDFNREALAIEVDLNLPAARVIRVLDRIASWRGYPAKLRMDNGPEFISVKLADWAEYHDVELEFIQPGKPFQNSYVERFNRTFRNEVLDRHLFFSLSEVREEADRWMVEYNTERPHDSLGKMTPEEYAERAENSKYLL; translated from the exons ATGAAACGCAGTCGATTTTCAGAAACTCAGATCGTAAAAATACTCAAAGAAGCCGAGTCCGGCAGACAGGTTAAAGACATTTGTCGAGAGCACGGCATCAGTGACGCCACCTATTACAACTGGAAGTCCAAATACGGAGGCATGGAAGCCTCAGACATCAAGAGATTAAAAGAGCTAGAAGAGGAGAATCGCAAACTGAAGCAGATGTTTGCTGATCTTAGCCTAGAGAATACAGCCCTGAAGGATATTCTCT TCAAAAAAGCTTTAAAGCCGTCGGAGAAGCGTAGTTTAGCAGACTACTGTAGAGCAATATACGGCATGAGCGTCAGTCATGCTTGCCGTACAGTCAGCATAAGCCGTCCGGTTTATTACTATCAGCCGGATGTAGACAGAGATAATCATGTTATCGCTGTTTTGCTTGAACTATGTGAGAAATATCCGGGATATGGCTTCGGAAAGCTGTTTGCCATTATCCGTCGGCTTGGACATAAATGGAATCATAAGAGAGTTCATAGGGTTTATTGCCTTTTGAAGCTCAACATGCGCCGTAAGGCCAAGAGAAGGCTTCCAAGTAGAAATCCTCTGCCTATCAGTGTGCCTGAATCCATCAACCAGTGCTGGTCTATAGATTTCATGAGCGACAGCTTATACTGCGGGAGGAAATACAGGACATTTAATGTCGTTGATGACTTTAATCGGGAAGCTCTTGCCATTGAGGTTGACCTTAATCTTCCGGCAGCAAGAGTTATCAGGGTGCTTGACAGGATAGCTTCTTGGAGAGGTTATCCGGCTAAACTCAGAATGGACAACGGTCCTGAGTTCATATCAGTAAAACTGGCTGACTGGGCGGAGTATCATGATGTTGAGCTTGAGTTCATACAGCCAGGCAAGCCGTTTCAGAATTCATATGTGGAAAGGTTTAATCGTACATTCAGGAACGAGGTATTGGACAGGCATTTGTTTTTCTCTTTAAGCGAAGTTCGGGAAGAAGCTGATCGATGGATGGTTGAATACAATACAGAAAGACCGCATGATTCTCTGGGAAAAATGACTCCAGAGGAGTATGCTGAAAGAGCGGAAAACTCTAAATATCTGCTGTAA
- a CDS encoding virulence RhuM family protein has product MNSKGEIIIYETDDGKLQLDVLMEDETLWLTQSDMANLFQCSKDNISLHLKNIYEEGELEPQATTEDFSVVRQEGDRQVKRTVTHYNLDVIISVGYRVKSMIATRFRIWATKQLKEYIVKGFVMNDERLKNPGGWDYFDELLERIREIRASEKRFYQKVRDLFALSIDYKDSQQASQTFFAEVQNKLLYAVTGYTAAELIVKRSDSNMPNMNLTSWEGSRVRKSDVITAKNYLTSDEIDSLNRLVVIFLEQAELRVKDRKQLTLDYWRSNVDRMLEFNEKPILQGAGSISKEQMKRIAHERFEDFDKKRKIAEAQEEDAKDLQELETLQKGLEQGKKK; this is encoded by the coding sequence ATGAACAGCAAAGGCGAAATAATCATTTACGAAACAGATGACGGGAAGCTTCAGCTTGATGTGCTGATGGAAGATGAGACACTTTGGCTTACTCAAAGTGACATGGCAAACCTCTTTCAGTGCTCAAAGGATAATATCTCTCTACACTTGAAAAACATCTATGAAGAAGGAGAGCTTGAACCACAAGCAACTACCGAGGATTTCTCGGTAGTTCGTCAGGAAGGTGACAGGCAAGTTAAAAGGACTGTAACTCATTACAACCTCGATGTGATTATATCTGTCGGATACCGTGTAAAGAGCATGATAGCCACACGTTTCCGCATATGGGCAACCAAGCAGCTTAAAGAATATATCGTCAAAGGCTTTGTGATGAATGACGAGAGGCTTAAGAATCCCGGAGGATGGGATTACTTTGATGAGCTCCTTGAGCGCATCCGTGAGATACGGGCCTCAGAAAAAAGGTTTTATCAGAAGGTTCGTGACCTCTTTGCACTCAGTATTGATTATAAAGACAGCCAGCAAGCGAGCCAGACTTTCTTTGCAGAAGTGCAGAATAAGCTTCTTTATGCTGTTACAGGCTATACGGCAGCGGAGTTAATCGTTAAACGCTCTGACTCAAACATGCCGAATATGAACCTTACATCATGGGAAGGCAGCCGAGTCCGCAAGAGTGACGTGATAACAGCTAAAAACTACCTTACATCCGATGAAATAGACTCTCTTAACAGGCTTGTGGTGATATTTCTGGAGCAGGCAGAACTGAGAGTAAAAGACAGAAAACAGCTTACCCTTGATTACTGGCGGAGCAACGTGGACAGGATGCTTGAATTTAATGAGAAGCCTATTTTACAGGGTGCGGGTTCTATCAGCAAAGAGCAGATGAAACGTATAGCTCATGAGCGTTTTGAGGATTTTGATAAGAAGCGGAAAATAGCTGAAGCTCAGGAAGAAGATGCAAAAGACCTTCAGGAGCTTGAAACCCTCCAGAAAGGCTTAGAGCAGGGAAAAAAGAAATGA